The following coding sequences lie in one Steroidobacter denitrificans genomic window:
- the rnr gene encoding ribonuclease R has translation MAEALREAGLPLQFDELAQRLGQTGAAARGRLTGERGRLTGELEKLIRAGDIIRNRRGEYCLRERLPLIVGTVNGHKDGHGFVIPDDRGAPIFLPPRQMLETMHGDRVAVRLSGTDQRDRPQGSIVKILEHNTQEIVGRLYDEGGICFVVPDNPRISHRILVPRAHQGGAAAGQIVLVRLIERPARTAQPVGHITRVLGEHGAPGMETEIAIHAHGLPFEFPVEAGAEAAAFGSTVGAAAKRGREDLRDLPLVTIDGEDARDFDDAVYCEPARGGGWRLIVAIADVSHYVAPDSALDREAQHRGTSVYFPNRVLPMLPEALSNGLCSLNPGVDRLCLCCEMRVDTNGKVTRARFYEGLMRSAARLTYTQVAAYLASPGAAHEPQVRALEAQLGHLHGVFKAFLVERTRRGALDFDAPELKVQFGQDGRIAALVETTRNDAHRLIEECMIAANVQAARFLKKHRLPSLYRVHGQPEADRLETLRQFLQGFGMHLPTDRDITPQDLSAVLQRALGSEEAHLIQTVVVRSMPQAVYQPENIGHFGLSLGEYAHFTSPIRRYPDLMVHRGIRHVLHGGNAASFEGSTATMAALGQQCSFTERRADEATRDAMSWLKCEYMSDKLGEEFDALVTGVVDFGLFVQVKGMQIDGLVHVASLGADYFTRDRSGFRMVGSRSGRTFRLGDHLRVRLINVVIDERKIDFELAEARTAQQRVRTPWQRRRQR, from the coding sequence GTGGCGGAGGCGTTGCGCGAGGCCGGGCTGCCGCTGCAGTTCGACGAGTTGGCACAGCGCCTCGGCCAGACCGGCGCGGCCGCCCGCGGGCGCTTGACGGGCGAGCGCGGGCGCTTGACGGGCGAGTTGGAGAAGTTGATCCGGGCCGGGGACATCATCCGCAACCGCCGCGGCGAGTATTGCCTGCGCGAACGCCTGCCGCTGATCGTCGGCACCGTGAACGGCCACAAGGACGGCCATGGTTTCGTGATCCCCGACGATCGCGGCGCGCCGATCTTCCTGCCCCCCCGGCAGATGCTGGAAACGATGCATGGCGACCGGGTCGCCGTCCGCCTCAGCGGCACCGACCAGCGCGATCGTCCCCAGGGCTCGATCGTGAAGATCCTGGAGCACAATACCCAGGAGATCGTCGGGCGGCTATATGACGAGGGGGGCATCTGTTTCGTCGTGCCCGACAATCCACGCATCAGTCACCGGATCCTGGTGCCCCGTGCCCACCAAGGCGGCGCGGCGGCGGGCCAGATCGTACTGGTGCGGCTCATCGAGCGGCCCGCGCGCACCGCTCAGCCCGTGGGTCACATCACCCGCGTATTGGGCGAGCATGGCGCGCCCGGCATGGAAACCGAGATCGCCATTCATGCCCATGGACTGCCGTTTGAATTTCCCGTGGAAGCCGGCGCCGAAGCCGCGGCCTTCGGCAGCACCGTCGGTGCCGCCGCCAAGCGCGGCAGGGAGGACCTGCGCGACCTGCCCCTGGTGACGATCGATGGCGAGGATGCCCGCGACTTCGACGATGCGGTGTATTGCGAGCCGGCACGCGGCGGCGGCTGGCGCCTGATCGTCGCGATCGCCGATGTTTCCCACTATGTGGCGCCGGACTCGGCGCTGGATCGCGAGGCACAGCATCGTGGCACCTCGGTGTATTTTCCCAACCGCGTCCTGCCGATGCTGCCCGAGGCGCTGTCGAACGGCTTGTGTTCGCTCAACCCGGGCGTCGACCGTCTATGCCTGTGTTGCGAAATGCGGGTCGACACGAACGGCAAGGTGACCCGCGCACGCTTCTATGAGGGATTGATGCGTTCCGCGGCCCGGCTGACCTACACCCAGGTGGCGGCCTACCTGGCCAGCCCCGGCGCGGCGCATGAGCCGCAAGTCCGCGCTTTGGAGGCACAGCTCGGTCATCTGCACGGTGTGTTCAAGGCGTTCCTGGTCGAGCGTACCCGGCGCGGCGCGCTGGATTTCGATGCACCCGAGTTGAAGGTGCAATTCGGCCAGGACGGCCGCATCGCCGCCTTGGTCGAAACCACTCGCAACGACGCGCATCGTCTGATCGAGGAATGCATGATCGCCGCCAACGTACAGGCGGCACGGTTTCTGAAAAAGCATCGTCTCCCGAGCCTGTATCGGGTTCATGGCCAGCCCGAGGCCGACCGCCTGGAAACCTTGCGCCAGTTTTTGCAAGGCTTCGGCATGCATCTGCCGACGGATCGCGACATTACCCCGCAGGATCTCAGCGCGGTGCTGCAGCGGGCGCTGGGCAGCGAGGAAGCCCACCTGATCCAGACCGTGGTGGTGCGCTCCATGCCGCAGGCGGTGTACCAGCCCGAGAATATCGGGCATTTCGGCCTGTCGCTGGGAGAGTATGCGCATTTCACTTCGCCTATCCGGCGCTATCCGGATCTGATGGTGCATCGAGGCATCCGCCATGTGCTGCATGGCGGGAATGCCGCCTCGTTCGAAGGATCGACGGCGACGATGGCCGCGCTCGGACAGCAATGCTCCTTTACCGAGCGCCGCGCGGACGAGGCGACCCGCGACGCCATGTCCTGGCTGAAGTGCGAATACATGAGCGACAAGCTCGGCGAGGAGTTCGACGCACTGGTCACCGGCGTGGTGGACTTCGGCCTGTTCGTTCAGGTCAAGGGCATGCAGATCGACGGCCTGGTGCATGTCGCCAGCCTGGGCGCGGACTACTTCACGCGCGATCGTTCCGGGTTCCGGATGGTGGGCTCGCGCAGCGGCCGGACCTTCCGGCTCGGCGATCATTTGCGCGTGCGCTTGATCAACGTGGTCATCGATGAGCGCAAGATCGATTTCGAACTCGCCGAGGCCCGCACCGCGCAGCAGCGCGTTCGCACTCCCTGGCAGCGGCGGCGTCAGCGCTGA
- the rpsR gene encoding 30S ribosomal protein S18 has translation MARFFRRRKFCRFTAEGIERIDYKDLGILKSYITETGKIVPSRITGTKSHYQRQLAIAVKRARYLALLPYTDQH, from the coding sequence ATGGCCCGTTTTTTCCGCCGTCGTAAATTCTGCCGCTTCACTGCCGAAGGCATTGAAAGAATCGACTACAAGGATCTCGGCATCCTCAAGAGCTATATCACCGAAACCGGCAAGATCGTTCCGAGCCGGATCACCGGCACCAAGTCGCATTATCAGCGCCAGCTCGCGATCGCGGTGAAGCGCGCCCGCTACCTGGCGCTGCTGCCGTATACCGATCAGCACTGA
- a CDS encoding PPOX class F420-dependent oxidoreductase — MMTFPKSKPIPAECHDILKDRPTGHLATLHPNGRLTVNPVSPMFDGQHVRISTVKSRQKYKNLVADPRIAISIPHRNNPNRYVEIRGIAELTDDVDRSFVNSIARHYMNVDVYPFDKPGDERATITIHAEQVLSPDIPLAAAPPGAPDRGRDHGKKKPM, encoded by the coding sequence ATGATGACATTTCCCAAGTCCAAACCTATCCCCGCAGAGTGTCATGACATCCTCAAGGACCGGCCGACCGGTCACCTGGCGACGCTGCATCCCAATGGCCGCCTGACAGTGAATCCCGTCAGCCCGATGTTCGATGGCCAGCATGTACGCATCAGCACGGTGAAGTCGCGCCAGAAGTACAAGAATCTGGTCGCGGATCCCCGGATCGCGATTTCGATCCCTCATCGCAACAATCCCAACCGCTATGTGGAGATTCGCGGCATCGCCGAACTCACGGACGATGTGGACCGGTCATTCGTCAATTCGATCGCGCGTCACTATATGAACGTCGACGTCTACCCGTTCGACAAGCCCGGGGATGAACGCGCCACGATCACGATCCACGCCGAACAGGTATTGAGCCCCGACATTCCGCTTGCCGCCGCGCCTCCCGGAGCGCCGGATCGCGGACGGGACCATGGCAAGAAAAAGCCCATGTGA
- a CDS encoding FHA domain-containing protein — protein MARLILSLDSQVLAEYNMNKERYTVGRLPDNDIRIDNPAVSGHHSLVINILNDSFLEDLNSTNGTYVNGKLIKKHALQHGDVVTVGHHQLRFIDTDSSENEPDEFEKTMVITPGSAVAAAAAHKASSFGATSGPAPARSSAAVPSHAGTEPPVALAKAKLQVLSGAFAGRELELNKALTTLGRPGVQVAAITRRADGFFIVHVDSGKPKDYPQVNGVTIGEQARKLQDNDVILLAGVKMGFFEA, from the coding sequence ATGGCACGGTTGATTCTGAGCCTGGACAGTCAGGTACTGGCCGAATACAACATGAACAAGGAACGCTACACGGTGGGCCGGCTGCCGGATAACGATATCCGTATCGATAATCCGGCAGTGAGCGGCCACCATTCTCTGGTGATCAATATCCTCAACGACTCGTTCCTGGAAGACCTCAACAGCACCAACGGTACCTATGTCAACGGCAAGCTCATCAAGAAGCATGCCCTGCAGCATGGCGACGTCGTGACCGTCGGCCATCACCAGTTGCGCTTCATCGACACCGACAGTAGCGAGAACGAGCCGGACGAATTCGAAAAAACCATGGTGATCACGCCGGGCTCGGCCGTGGCCGCCGCCGCGGCACACAAGGCCTCGAGCTTCGGCGCAACCTCCGGTCCGGCGCCGGCCCGCTCATCGGCCGCCGTGCCTTCGCATGCCGGAACGGAACCCCCGGTGGCGCTGGCCAAGGCGAAGCTCCAGGTGCTCAGCGGCGCCTTCGCCGGCCGCGAGTTGGAGCTCAACAAGGCACTGACCACCCTGGGACGTCCCGGCGTGCAGGTCGCCGCGATCACGCGGCGCGCCGACGGGTTTTTCATCGTGCATGTCGACAGCGGCAAACCCAAGGACTATCCCCAGGTCAACGGCGTCACGATCGGCGAACAGGCGCGCAAGCTCCAGGACAACGATGTGATCCTGCTGGCCGGCGTCAAGATGGGTTTCTTCGAGGCCTGA
- the rplI gene encoding 50S ribosomal protein L9 produces the protein MEIILLQKVANLGSIGDRVQVKSGYARNFLLPQGKATLATADNIAKFEARRAELEKMALDELNEARGRAAKLTSIKLTLSAKTGGEGKLFGSIGVTDIVEALKQAGHEVERSEVRLPLGPIRQTGEHVVQLHLHTDVNVEIPVIIAAQE, from the coding sequence ATGGAAATCATTCTTTTGCAGAAAGTGGCCAATCTCGGCAGCATCGGCGACCGTGTCCAGGTGAAGTCCGGGTACGCCCGCAATTTTCTGTTGCCGCAGGGCAAGGCGACTCTGGCCACGGCCGACAACATCGCCAAATTCGAAGCGCGCCGTGCCGAGTTGGAGAAGATGGCGCTCGATGAGCTCAACGAAGCCCGTGGCCGTGCGGCCAAACTCACGAGCATCAAGCTGACACTCAGCGCCAAGACCGGCGGGGAAGGCAAGCTGTTCGGTTCGATCGGCGTCACCGACATCGTCGAGGCTCTCAAGCAGGCCGGCCATGAGGTGGAGCGTTCCGAAGTGCGTCTGCCGCTGGGGCCGATCCGCCAAACAGGCGAGCATGTCGTACAGCTGCATCTGCATACGGACGTGAATGTCGAGATTCCGGTCATCATCGCCGCTCAGGAGTAG
- the rpsF gene encoding 30S ribosomal protein S6, whose protein sequence is MRHYEIVFLVHPDQSEQVPAMLERYKGLVTAGNGTVHRLEDWGRRQLAFPITKVHKAHYVLMNIECDGKTLNELTGSFRFSDAVLRHLVIKMDTAVTEPSPMAKGEEERDERFVDDGDDDSASQSA, encoded by the coding sequence GTGAGACATTACGAGATCGTGTTCCTGGTTCATCCGGACCAGAGCGAACAGGTTCCGGCCATGCTGGAGCGCTACAAGGGCCTGGTCACCGCCGGCAACGGCACGGTGCATCGACTCGAGGACTGGGGCCGGCGCCAGCTGGCGTTCCCGATCACCAAGGTCCATAAGGCCCATTACGTCCTGATGAACATCGAGTGCGACGGCAAGACTCTGAACGAGCTCACCGGCAGCTTCCGTTTCAGCGATGCCGTGTTGCGCCATCTGGTCATCAAGATGGATACCGCCGTGACCGAGCCTTCGCCGATGGCGAAGGGCGAGGAAGAGCGCGATGAGCGCTTCGTCGACGATGGCGATGACGATTCGGCGTCGCAGTCCGCGTAA
- a CDS encoding ribbon-helix-helix domain-containing protein, whose product MTKSESIRDLVRREQERAAEAEVIRQALIEGERSGAPRHFDSAAFMRRKTKRYRG is encoded by the coding sequence ATGACAAAGAGTGAGTCGATCCGCGATCTTGTCCGTCGCGAGCAGGAGCGCGCTGCCGAGGCTGAGGTCATCCGGCAAGCGCTGATCGAAGGGGAACGGAGCGGGGCGCCGCGGCACTTCGATTCCGCCGCCTTTATGCGGCGCAAGACCAAGCGGTATCGCGGCTGA
- the dnaB gene encoding replicative DNA helicase → MAETGYKVATGARRAREQAAIEGIRVPPHSVEAEQAVLGGLMLDNRAFDAIADRLSAEDFYRRDHQLIYEGIAELAARGEPYDAVTLSDWLERKGLGEEAGGLAYLASLVRDTPSAANVRAYADAVRERSTLRQLIHIGGEIAASAYDPEGREAGEILDEAERRVFQIAENRNKAGSGFVALRDDLGALIDRLDSLNAASGALTGVSTGFNRLDEMTSGLQRGDLVVIAGRPSMGKTSFALNIAENAAFGPPRAKVGVFSMEMSREQLAFRMISSLGRVDQSHLRTGQFGDDEWSRINTAIQMMKTSSIYIDDTGALTPTEVRARARRLKREHGLDLIVLDYLQLMQVAGTRENRATEISEISRSLKALAKELSIPVIALSQLNRSVEQRTDKRPVMSDLRESGAIEQDADVIMMIYRDEVYDANTTRKGIADIIITKQRNGPIGDVQLTFLGKYTKFENYAPETAYGDAPFG, encoded by the coding sequence ATGGCCGAGACCGGCTACAAGGTGGCGACGGGCGCGCGGCGTGCTCGTGAGCAGGCTGCGATCGAGGGTATACGGGTACCGCCCCACTCCGTGGAGGCGGAACAGGCGGTGCTGGGCGGCCTGATGCTCGATAACCGGGCATTCGACGCCATCGCCGATCGTCTGTCCGCGGAAGACTTCTATCGCCGCGATCATCAGCTCATTTACGAAGGCATCGCCGAACTCGCCGCCCGGGGCGAGCCCTACGACGCCGTCACCTTGTCGGACTGGCTCGAGCGCAAGGGCCTGGGCGAGGAGGCGGGCGGACTGGCCTATCTTGCCAGCCTGGTACGCGATACACCCAGTGCGGCGAACGTACGTGCCTACGCCGACGCGGTCCGGGAACGCTCCACGCTGCGTCAGCTGATTCATATCGGCGGGGAAATAGCCGCCAGCGCCTACGATCCGGAAGGCCGCGAGGCCGGTGAAATTCTCGACGAGGCCGAGCGGCGTGTATTTCAGATCGCCGAGAACCGCAACAAGGCCGGCTCGGGTTTCGTGGCGCTGCGCGATGATTTGGGCGCGCTGATCGATCGTCTCGACAGCTTGAATGCCGCCAGCGGTGCGCTCACCGGAGTGAGCACCGGCTTCAACAGGTTGGATGAAATGACCTCCGGGCTGCAGCGCGGCGACCTGGTGGTGATCGCCGGCCGGCCGTCCATGGGCAAGACCAGCTTCGCCCTGAATATCGCCGAGAATGCGGCGTTCGGCCCGCCGCGGGCGAAGGTCGGCGTGTTCAGCATGGAAATGTCGCGCGAGCAGCTGGCGTTTCGCATGATTTCATCGCTGGGCAGGGTGGATCAAAGTCATCTGCGCACCGGCCAGTTCGGTGACGACGAGTGGTCGCGCATCAACACGGCGATCCAGATGATGAAAACCTCGTCGATCTATATCGACGACACCGGCGCGCTGACGCCCACCGAGGTGCGCGCGCGCGCGCGGCGCCTGAAGCGCGAACACGGCCTGGACCTGATCGTACTGGATTACCTGCAGTTGATGCAGGTGGCGGGCACGCGCGAAAATCGCGCCACCGAGATTTCCGAAATCTCGCGTTCCCTGAAGGCGCTGGCCAAGGAGCTGTCGATTCCCGTGATCGCGCTGTCGCAGCTCAACCGCAGCGTCGAGCAGCGCACCGACAAGCGGCCCGTCATGTCGGACCTTCGCGAAAGTGGCGCGATCGAGCAGGATGCGGATGTGATCATGATGATCTATCGCGATGAAGTGTACGATGCCAATACCACGCGCAAGGGCATTGCCGACATCATCATCACCAAGCAGCGCAACGGTCCGATCGGCGATGTGCAGCTGACCTTCCTGGGCAAATACACCAAGTTCGAGAACTACGCGCCCGAAACCGCCTATGGCGATGCGCCGTTCGGCTGA
- the glgP gene encoding alpha-glucan family phosphorylase produces the protein MNNPTPSGHPKEFLLPTDIEGFDSLAELALDMRSSWNHATDPVWRKLDPELWALTRNPWVVLQTVSREKLRNVLTDPVFRRNLDTLVQARRDASEAPAWFQQAHPHAQLGCVAYFSMEYMLSEALPIYSGGLGNVAGDQLKAASDLGIPVIGVGLLYQQGYFRQEIDKDGMQQARFPYNDPGQLPITPLRKPNEEWLRLEIVLPGYSVWLRAWQVQVGRVKLYLLDSNDAANYPAHRGITSELYGGGPELRLKQEILLGIGGWRLLQALGIQPEVCHLNEGHAAFAVLERACSFMQANGQPFEVALAVTRAGNLFTTHTAVAAGFDRFAPALVEQYLGGYAEQKLGIMRHDLLALGRQNPNDASEPFNMAYLAIRGSGAVNGVSSLHGRVSRHLFAPLFPRWPVDEVPVGHVTNGVHMPTWDSAAADVLWTEACGKDRWLGGSGTLEQGIHRLSDAKLWEFRTAASASLVDYARERLSRQLTASGAPPEAIAEAKHLFDCNTLTLGFARRFATYKRPNLLLHDPERLLRLLSNPQRPVQLIIAGKAHPADLAGQALIQQWIHFIRRPEARPHVIFLSDYDMRLTEHLVQGVDVWLNTPRRPWEACGTSGMKVLVNGGINLSELDGWWAEAYTPEVGWALGDGQEHHDDPVWDATEAEALYDLLEREVIPEFYTRDGQGIPGAWVARMRESMAQLTPRYSTNRSVREYTVQHYLPAASAYLARAAEQGALGAQLVKMRHTLEQDWTALRFGEVKLDSADGQHVFEIQLYLDDVDPDTVRVELYANGVDGAPSVRVAMQRVRQLVGAANGYAYRAVLPATRPATDYTARLIPFHDSLAVPLEDAHILWQR, from the coding sequence ATGAATAACCCCACCCCGTCCGGCCATCCGAAGGAATTTCTGCTTCCCACGGATATCGAGGGGTTCGATTCCCTGGCCGAACTAGCCCTGGACATGCGTTCGTCGTGGAACCATGCCACCGATCCGGTCTGGCGCAAGCTGGATCCCGAACTCTGGGCGCTGACGCGAAATCCCTGGGTCGTGCTGCAGACGGTGTCGCGCGAGAAACTGCGGAACGTGCTGACCGATCCCGTTTTCCGCAGGAATCTTGACACCCTCGTGCAGGCAAGGCGGGATGCCAGCGAGGCGCCGGCATGGTTTCAGCAGGCCCACCCGCACGCGCAACTCGGTTGTGTCGCCTACTTCAGCATGGAGTACATGTTGAGCGAGGCCTTGCCCATTTATTCGGGCGGGCTCGGCAACGTGGCGGGCGATCAGCTCAAGGCGGCCAGCGATCTGGGCATTCCGGTCATCGGGGTGGGACTGCTCTACCAGCAAGGCTATTTCCGCCAGGAGATCGACAAGGACGGCATGCAGCAGGCGCGCTTTCCCTACAATGACCCCGGACAGTTGCCCATTACGCCCCTGCGCAAACCGAATGAAGAGTGGCTGCGGCTGGAAATCGTGCTGCCCGGATACTCGGTTTGGCTGCGTGCCTGGCAGGTCCAGGTCGGCCGCGTGAAGCTTTACCTGCTGGACAGCAACGACGCCGCGAACTATCCCGCGCATCGTGGCATCACCAGCGAGCTATACGGTGGCGGTCCCGAGTTGCGGCTCAAGCAGGAAATACTGCTGGGAATCGGCGGCTGGCGGCTGCTCCAAGCGCTCGGCATCCAGCCGGAAGTCTGTCATCTGAACGAAGGGCATGCGGCCTTTGCGGTGCTGGAACGCGCCTGCAGCTTCATGCAGGCGAACGGGCAGCCGTTCGAAGTCGCGCTCGCCGTCACCCGCGCGGGGAATCTCTTCACCACGCACACGGCGGTCGCGGCCGGATTCGACCGTTTCGCGCCGGCCCTGGTCGAGCAATATCTGGGCGGATACGCCGAGCAGAAGCTCGGCATCATGCGTCATGACTTGCTGGCCCTGGGCCGGCAGAACCCGAACGACGCCTCGGAACCCTTCAACATGGCGTATCTGGCGATTCGCGGAAGCGGCGCGGTGAATGGCGTCAGCAGCTTGCACGGCCGGGTGAGTCGGCATCTGTTCGCGCCGCTCTTTCCGCGCTGGCCGGTGGACGAAGTGCCCGTCGGCCACGTGACCAACGGCGTCCATATGCCGACCTGGGACTCGGCCGCGGCCGACGTGCTGTGGACGGAAGCCTGCGGCAAGGACCGCTGGCTGGGTGGATCGGGTACGCTGGAGCAGGGCATACACCGGCTCTCCGACGCCAAGCTCTGGGAGTTCCGCACGGCCGCCAGCGCATCCCTGGTTGACTACGCCCGCGAACGCCTGTCCCGGCAGCTTACGGCGTCCGGCGCGCCACCCGAAGCCATCGCCGAGGCGAAGCACCTGTTCGACTGCAATACCCTGACGCTGGGTTTTGCCCGCCGTTTCGCGACGTACAAACGACCGAATCTGCTGCTTCATGATCCGGAACGCCTGCTGCGCCTGTTGTCCAATCCGCAACGCCCGGTACAACTCATCATCGCCGGCAAGGCCCATCCCGCCGACTTGGCCGGACAGGCCCTGATCCAGCAATGGATCCATTTCATCCGCCGTCCCGAGGCACGCCCGCACGTGATCTTCCTCAGCGACTACGATATGCGCCTGACCGAACACCTGGTGCAGGGCGTGGACGTTTGGCTCAACACGCCGCGACGCCCCTGGGAAGCGTGCGGAACGAGTGGTATGAAGGTGCTGGTCAATGGCGGCATCAATCTGTCGGAACTGGACGGTTGGTGGGCGGAAGCCTACACGCCGGAAGTAGGCTGGGCACTGGGAGACGGCCAAGAGCATCATGACGATCCGGTCTGGGACGCGACCGAAGCCGAAGCGCTCTACGACCTGCTTGAGCGCGAAGTGATCCCGGAGTTCTATACGCGCGACGGGCAGGGCATCCCCGGCGCCTGGGTGGCGCGGATGCGGGAAAGCATGGCGCAATTGACGCCGCGCTACTCCACCAACCGCTCGGTACGCGAATACACCGTCCAGCATTATCTCCCGGCCGCTTCGGCCTATCTCGCGCGCGCCGCCGAGCAGGGCGCGCTCGGTGCGCAACTGGTGAAAATGCGGCACACGCTGGAACAGGATTGGACGGCCCTGAGGTTCGGGGAAGTAAAACTGGACAGTGCGGACGGGCAGCACGTATTCGAGATCCAGCTGTACCTCGACGACGTCGATCCCGATACGGTGCGGGTCGAACTGTATGCCAACGGAGTGGACGGTGCGCCCTCAGTGAGGGTGGCGATGCAGCGGGTGCGGCAACTGGTGGGGGCGGCCAACGGCTATGCATATCGTGCCGTGCTCCCTGCAACCCGTCCGGCAACGGACTACACGGCGCGCCTCATTCCGTTCCACGACAGCCTGGCGGTCCCGCTGGAGGATGCACATATCCTCTGGCAACGTTGA
- the rlmB gene encoding 23S rRNA (guanosine(2251)-2'-O)-methyltransferase RlmB, protein MSDQTIVFGIHAVRTLLQRRPERAARLMLQKGRQDARVNALLTLAQSAGVDTRYCDTRELDRLAGHQRHQGACLQVHAMGALGEGALDELLDRAAAAPLLLVLDGVQDPHNLGACLRTADAAGVTAVIVPRDRAAGLSPAVRKVASGAAETMPLIQVVNLARTLRWLKERDIWIVGADGQATTRAYQATLDGPLALVLGAEEQGLRRLTREQCDLLVGIPMQGVVESLNVSVASGILLYEAVRQRETAAARRR, encoded by the coding sequence ATGAGCGATCAGACGATCGTGTTCGGCATACACGCCGTACGCACCCTGCTGCAGCGCCGGCCGGAACGTGCCGCCAGGCTGATGCTGCAGAAAGGCAGGCAGGATGCACGTGTGAATGCATTGCTGACCCTGGCCCAGAGCGCCGGCGTCGATACCCGTTACTGCGACACGCGTGAACTGGATCGATTGGCCGGCCATCAACGTCACCAGGGCGCCTGCCTGCAGGTTCATGCCATGGGCGCGTTGGGCGAGGGCGCGCTGGATGAATTGCTGGACCGGGCCGCGGCGGCACCCTTGCTGCTGGTGCTGGACGGTGTTCAGGATCCGCACAACCTCGGCGCCTGCCTGCGCACGGCCGATGCGGCCGGTGTCACCGCCGTGATCGTGCCGCGGGATCGTGCCGCCGGGCTGTCGCCTGCCGTACGCAAGGTGGCGTCCGGCGCCGCGGAAACGATGCCTCTGATCCAGGTCGTGAACCTGGCGCGCACGCTGCGCTGGCTCAAGGAGCGCGATATCTGGATCGTCGGCGCCGATGGTCAGGCCACGACCCGCGCCTATCAGGCCACTCTGGATGGCCCTCTGGCGCTGGTCCTGGGCGCCGAGGAGCAGGGACTGCGGCGCCTGACCCGGGAACAGTGCGATCTGCTGGTCGGCATCCCCATGCAGGGCGTGGTGGAGAGCCTGAATGTATCGGTAGCCAGCGGGATCCTGCTGTACGAGGCCGTGCGCCAGCGCGAGACGGCCGCGGCGAGGAGACGCTGA
- the alr gene encoding alanine racemase — protein MRRSADRSGFPAVTIDATALRDNLAVVRRLAPRSRIVAVVKANAYGHGLVPVARVFAGADPHGAGDEAGQGVGHEVDPGVGQGVDRSAGQGAGRGVTQDVTLGVARLEEALALREAGIAAPILLLEGVFSAAQLQCAARHRVEIVVHSGEQIHMLEQFTGAYRFTAWLKLDTGMNRLGFRVGELAAARTRLSGCAAVAGMRLMTHLACADEPDSALTRAQIETFGAVVDALGGDALGLDEPGAGAPGAGASRLERSIANSAGLIAWPQTRLEWVRPGLMLYGLSPLAGRSAATLGLRPAMTLSTRLIALHRLAAGETVGYGAIWRAPQPVSIGIAAIGYGDGYPRGMRNGAPVRVDGHEARIVGRVSMDMCAIDVTSVPGVHIGSAVTLWGEGLPAEQVAPHADTITYELVCRITERVKRQWQGI, from the coding sequence ATGCGCCGTTCGGCTGATCGTTCCGGCTTTCCGGCGGTAACGATCGACGCGACGGCGCTGCGCGACAACCTGGCCGTCGTGCGTCGCCTGGCGCCGCGCTCGCGCATCGTGGCGGTGGTCAAGGCCAACGCTTACGGACATGGGCTGGTGCCGGTCGCCCGGGTGTTCGCCGGGGCCGATCCTCACGGCGCCGGCGATGAAGCCGGCCAGGGCGTCGGTCATGAAGTCGACCCTGGAGTCGGGCAGGGCGTCGACCGGAGTGCCGGCCAAGGTGCCGGCCGGGGTGTGACCCAGGATGTTACGTTGGGAGTCGCGCGGCTGGAAGAGGCGCTGGCGCTGCGCGAGGCCGGCATCGCGGCGCCCATCCTGCTGCTCGAAGGCGTGTTCTCGGCCGCACAGCTGCAATGCGCCGCACGGCATCGTGTCGAGATCGTGGTGCATTCCGGCGAACAGATCCACATGCTGGAGCAATTCACCGGCGCATATCGTTTCACGGCGTGGCTGAAACTCGATACCGGCATGAATCGCCTGGGTTTCAGGGTCGGGGAGTTGGCGGCGGCGCGCACGCGGTTGAGCGGTTGCGCTGCCGTGGCGGGCATGCGTCTGATGACTCACCTGGCGTGCGCCGATGAACCGGACAGCGCGCTCACGCGCGCGCAGATCGAGACCTTCGGCGCCGTTGTCGATGCACTGGGAGGCGATGCGCTGGGACTCGATGAGCCGGGAGCCGGGGCACCTGGGGCCGGCGCATCGAGACTGGAGCGCAGCATCGCCAACTCGGCCGGATTGATCGCCTGGCCGCAGACCCGGCTGGAGTGGGTGCGCCCGGGGTTGATGCTCTACGGTCTTTCACCGCTCGCCGGACGCAGCGCCGCCACCCTGGGACTGCGGCCGGCGATGACGCTGTCCACCCGGCTGATCGCCCTGCATCGGCTGGCGGCCGGCGAAACCGTCGGATACGGAGCGATCTGGCGGGCGCCGCAGCCGGTGTCGATCGGCATCGCCGCGATCGGCTACGGCGACGGCTATCCCCGCGGCATGCGCAATGGCGCGCCGGTGCGGGTCGATGGTCACGAGGCCAGGATCGTGGGCCGCGTTTCCATGGACATGTGCGCGATCGATGTCACGAGTGTGCCGGGGGTGCACATCGGCAGCGCCGTCACGTTGTGGGGCGAAGGTTTGCCGGCGGAGCAGGTCGCTCCCCATGCGGATACGATCACCTACGAGCTGGTGTGCCGGATCACCGAACGCGTGAAGCGGCAGTGGCAGGGGATATGA